The Candidatus Palauibacter australiensis genome includes a region encoding these proteins:
- a CDS encoding sulfotransferase has translation MQHYNYQRRACHPGSQGQWIFKMPTHLMELGALLEAYPDALFIQTHREPVEFMGSWCSLVERFRSEISEPRPRKELGTEQLRAMSRMLDRAVEFRRSHPELEHRWHDVSFYDLVRDPIAVVVGIYRRFGWSMESESIEAMKAWFWKQREQRRVEKRHKYDLADHGLTREMIDEAFASYRDFLSGSGRRASLL, from the coding sequence ATGCAGCACTACAACTATCAGCGCAGGGCCTGTCACCCGGGCAGCCAGGGCCAATGGATCTTCAAGATGCCGACCCATCTAATGGAACTGGGCGCCCTGCTTGAGGCATATCCCGACGCCCTGTTCATTCAGACGCATCGCGAACCCGTCGAATTCATGGGGTCCTGGTGCAGTCTGGTGGAGCGCTTCCGGTCGGAAATCAGCGAGCCGCGCCCCCGCAAGGAGCTCGGTACCGAACAACTGAGAGCGATGAGTCGCATGCTTGACCGCGCGGTTGAGTTTCGGCGGTCGCACCCCGAACTGGAGCACCGCTGGCACGATGTGAGCTTCTACGATCTGGTCCGCGACCCCATTGCAGTTGTGGTCGGCATCTATCGTCGGTTCGGTTGGTCGATGGAGTCCGAGTCGATTGAGGCGATGAAAGCCTGGTTCTGGAAGCAGCGGGAGCAACGGCGCGTAGAGAAGCGGCACAAGTACGATCTCGCGGACCACGGCTTGACGCGCGAAATGATCGACGAGGCGTTCGCGAGCTATCGCGATTTCCTGTCGGGCAGCGGCCGCCGGGCTTCGCTTTTGTGA
- a CDS encoding NAD-dependent epimerase/dehydratase family protein, with the protein MTPRRRWPPHGPVLVTGANGYVASWLVKRLLEQGFDVHGTVRDPRDPAKTGHLRAMARDLPGTLSLFRADLLDPEGFDGAMAGCPLVFHTASPLIVRDVDDPARDLIEPATRGTRHVLEAADRTDAVQRVVLTSSIVAIYGDAADLEQIEADRFDESHWNTTSHEGHQPYSYSKTLSERLAWQMAEEQARWDLVVVNPGLVLGPGLSRNTNAEGVLIMRDLGSGAHRVGAPELEFAIVDVRDVAEGHLQAGLIPEAEGRHILVSETRSLIEIAATLRDCFGDSFPLPRRTVPNPMAIGYAPLGGIPRAVAKRNVGYPLRFENARARTRLGITFRPVEETVTSHFQQLLNDGLVSSPRRSGSAARGRG; encoded by the coding sequence GTGACACCCCGCCGCCGGTGGCCACCGCACGGGCCGGTGCTCGTCACGGGTGCGAACGGCTACGTCGCATCGTGGCTTGTGAAGCGGCTTCTGGAACAGGGCTTCGACGTCCACGGGACCGTGCGCGATCCCCGGGATCCCGCAAAAACCGGTCACCTGCGAGCGATGGCCCGGGACCTTCCCGGAACGCTGTCCCTGTTCCGCGCCGACCTCCTGGATCCCGAAGGGTTCGACGGGGCGATGGCGGGCTGCCCGCTCGTCTTCCACACAGCCTCCCCGCTCATCGTGCGCGACGTCGACGATCCGGCGCGCGATCTCATCGAACCCGCGACACGCGGCACGCGCCACGTACTGGAGGCCGCCGACCGGACAGACGCGGTCCAGCGCGTGGTGCTGACTTCCAGCATCGTGGCGATCTATGGAGATGCGGCCGACCTGGAGCAGATCGAGGCGGACCGGTTCGACGAGAGCCACTGGAACACCACCAGCCACGAAGGCCACCAGCCCTATTCCTACTCCAAGACCCTGTCCGAGCGGCTGGCCTGGCAAATGGCGGAGGAACAGGCCCGGTGGGACCTGGTGGTCGTCAATCCCGGGCTGGTTCTCGGACCCGGCCTCAGCCGAAACACGAACGCCGAGGGGGTCCTGATCATGCGCGATCTGGGAAGCGGCGCCCATCGCGTCGGCGCGCCCGAACTGGAGTTCGCCATCGTCGATGTCCGAGATGTCGCGGAGGGTCACCTGCAGGCGGGCCTCATCCCGGAGGCGGAGGGACGTCACATCCTGGTCAGCGAAACGCGCAGCCTGATCGAAATCGCCGCGACCTTGCGGGATTGCTTCGGCGACAGCTTCCCTCTGCCCCGGCGCACAGTGCCCAATCCGATGGCCATCGGATACGCGCCCCTGGGGGGGATCCCCCGCGCCGTGGCGAAGCGCAACGTGGGGTATCCCCTGAGGTTCGAGAACGCCCGCGCCAGGACCCGTCTCGGCATCACCTTCCGTCCCGTCGAGGAGACCGTCACGAGTCACTTCCAGCAACTGCTGAACGACGGTCTCGTCTCCTCGCCCCGGCGATCGGGTTCCGCCGCGCGAGGTCGAGGCTAG